From Asterias rubens chromosome 3, eAstRub1.3, whole genome shotgun sequence, the proteins below share one genomic window:
- the LOC117288297 gene encoding sorting nexin-4-like isoform X1, with protein sequence MADVNEGSSAAPTYDSDLLSDQANDSEASSIGELARIAAKNRKPKLPHWTSLIDCQDGTLLEQVEICVSEQEKRTGAGRTAAMGMKDVYTVYLVETRVKEQGASGLGEGHTSLWRRYSEFELLRNYLVVTYSFVVVPPLPEKRMTLMWQQLSTVDNFDADFIERRRVGLEGFLQRVGAHLLLCKDTVLHGFLQQEDGWKDTVLATGFQAKLPIGLETQQDSRLKSLNASFRLKKPDRKFEDLKNYASDLQSHITAVLKVRAKLADRLYGIHKIHGNYGRVFSEWSGIEQEMGDGLQSAGHFMDAYKDYIDDYMNEEEQIADQLKEYIYFADSLKSVCRKQEVLQYEMEKAEEMLAAKTLQRDQIQGNTPSKSFSLRGMRSKIFGPESQESRDAQVKLLEEQIEECEQHLKRSTQESVSFMERALAEVERFKKQRTTDLKEIFINYAILQIKISKRGIAVWTNTKECFEKM encoded by the exons ATGGCGGACGTAAATGAAGGTTCGTCCGCTGCTCCAACCTACGATTCTGATCTGCTTTCTGACCAGGCCAACGACTCCGAAGCCAGCTCAATCGGCGAATTAGCGAGGATTGCAGCTAAG AACAGAAAGCCAAAACTTCCTCATTGGACGTCTTTAATTGATTGTCAG GATGGAACCCTGCTGGAGCAGGTGGAGATATGCGTGTCGGAACAAGAGAAGAGAACGGGGGCCGGACGAACGGCAGCCATGGGCATGAAAGATGTGTATACCGTGTACCTTGTAGAAACTAG AGTGAAAGAACAAGGAGCTAGCGGCCTCGGTGAAGGTCACACGTCACTATGGAGGAGATATAGTGAGTTTGAACTACTGCGGAACTATCTAGTGGTCACGTACTCCTTTGTGGTCGTCCCTCCGCTACCGGAAAAGAGG ATGACGTTAATGTGGCAGCAGTTGAGCACGGTGGACAACTTCGATGCCGATTTCATCGAGAGGAGGCGAGTCGGGCTGGAGGGCTTCCTTCAGAGGGTCGGTGCCCACTTGCTGCTGTGCAAGGACACCGTCCTCCATGGGTTCCTGCAGCAGGAGGACGGATGGAAGGATACGGTACTCGCAACAGGATTCCAGGCAAAG CTGCCCATTGGATTAGAGACACAG CAAGACTCAAGACTGAAGAGCTTGAACGCCTCGTTCCGTCTCAAGAAACCGGACAG GAAATTTGAAGACCTGAAGAACTATGCTAGCGATCTACAGAGTCACATCACTGCAGTACTCAAAGTCAGAGCC AAGCTAGCGGATAGGCTCTACGGCATACATAAGATTCACGGCAACTACGGCCGGGTGTTCAGCGAGTGGAGTGGCATTGAGCAGGAGATGGGGGATGGCCTGCAGAGTGCCGGGCACTTCATGGACGC ctACAAAGACTACATCGATGACTACATGAATGAGGAAGAGCAGATTGCTGATCAACTCAAGGAGTACATCTACTTTGCCGACTCTCTCAA GTCTGTGTGTAGGAAACAAGAGGTACTCCAGTACGAGATGGAAAAGGCAGAAGAGATGCTTGCCGCTAAGACACTGCAGAGGGATCAAATCCAG GGTAACACACCAAGCAAATCCTTCTCCCTGCGTGGGATGAGATCTAAGATCTTCGGCCCAGAGAGCCAGGAATCCAGGGACGCTCAGGTCAAGCTTCTTGAGGAGCAGATAGAGGAATGCGAGCAACACCTGAAGAGATCAACTCAAGAATCTGT GTCTTTCATGGAGAGGGCCCTTGCCGAGGTGGAAAGGTTCAAGAAGCAGAGAACTACAGACCTTAAAGAGATATTCATCAACTATGCTATTCTACAAATCAAAATATCCAAAAGG GGGATTGCTGTATGGACCAACACAAAGGAATGCTTTGAGAAGATGTGA
- the LOC117288297 gene encoding sorting nexin-4-like isoform X2, with translation MADVNEGSSAAPTYDSDLLSDQANDSEASSIGELARIAAKNRKPKLPHWTSLIDCQDGTLLEQVEICVSEQEKRTGAGRTAAMGMKDVYTVYLVETRVKEQGASGLGEGHTSLWRRYSEFELLRNYLVVTYSFVVVPPLPEKRMTLMWQQLSTVDNFDADFIERRRVGLEGFLQRVGAHLLLCKDTVLHGFLQQEDGWKDTVLATGFQAKQDSRLKSLNASFRLKKPDRKFEDLKNYASDLQSHITAVLKVRAKLADRLYGIHKIHGNYGRVFSEWSGIEQEMGDGLQSAGHFMDAYKDYIDDYMNEEEQIADQLKEYIYFADSLKSVCRKQEVLQYEMEKAEEMLAAKTLQRDQIQGNTPSKSFSLRGMRSKIFGPESQESRDAQVKLLEEQIEECEQHLKRSTQESVSFMERALAEVERFKKQRTTDLKEIFINYAILQIKISKRGIAVWTNTKECFEKM, from the exons ATGGCGGACGTAAATGAAGGTTCGTCCGCTGCTCCAACCTACGATTCTGATCTGCTTTCTGACCAGGCCAACGACTCCGAAGCCAGCTCAATCGGCGAATTAGCGAGGATTGCAGCTAAG AACAGAAAGCCAAAACTTCCTCATTGGACGTCTTTAATTGATTGTCAG GATGGAACCCTGCTGGAGCAGGTGGAGATATGCGTGTCGGAACAAGAGAAGAGAACGGGGGCCGGACGAACGGCAGCCATGGGCATGAAAGATGTGTATACCGTGTACCTTGTAGAAACTAG AGTGAAAGAACAAGGAGCTAGCGGCCTCGGTGAAGGTCACACGTCACTATGGAGGAGATATAGTGAGTTTGAACTACTGCGGAACTATCTAGTGGTCACGTACTCCTTTGTGGTCGTCCCTCCGCTACCGGAAAAGAGG ATGACGTTAATGTGGCAGCAGTTGAGCACGGTGGACAACTTCGATGCCGATTTCATCGAGAGGAGGCGAGTCGGGCTGGAGGGCTTCCTTCAGAGGGTCGGTGCCCACTTGCTGCTGTGCAAGGACACCGTCCTCCATGGGTTCCTGCAGCAGGAGGACGGATGGAAGGATACGGTACTCGCAACAGGATTCCAGGCAAAG CAAGACTCAAGACTGAAGAGCTTGAACGCCTCGTTCCGTCTCAAGAAACCGGACAG GAAATTTGAAGACCTGAAGAACTATGCTAGCGATCTACAGAGTCACATCACTGCAGTACTCAAAGTCAGAGCC AAGCTAGCGGATAGGCTCTACGGCATACATAAGATTCACGGCAACTACGGCCGGGTGTTCAGCGAGTGGAGTGGCATTGAGCAGGAGATGGGGGATGGCCTGCAGAGTGCCGGGCACTTCATGGACGC ctACAAAGACTACATCGATGACTACATGAATGAGGAAGAGCAGATTGCTGATCAACTCAAGGAGTACATCTACTTTGCCGACTCTCTCAA GTCTGTGTGTAGGAAACAAGAGGTACTCCAGTACGAGATGGAAAAGGCAGAAGAGATGCTTGCCGCTAAGACACTGCAGAGGGATCAAATCCAG GGTAACACACCAAGCAAATCCTTCTCCCTGCGTGGGATGAGATCTAAGATCTTCGGCCCAGAGAGCCAGGAATCCAGGGACGCTCAGGTCAAGCTTCTTGAGGAGCAGATAGAGGAATGCGAGCAACACCTGAAGAGATCAACTCAAGAATCTGT GTCTTTCATGGAGAGGGCCCTTGCCGAGGTGGAAAGGTTCAAGAAGCAGAGAACTACAGACCTTAAAGAGATATTCATCAACTATGCTATTCTACAAATCAAAATATCCAAAAGG GGGATTGCTGTATGGACCAACACAAAGGAATGCTTTGAGAAGATGTGA
- the LOC117288297 gene encoding sorting nexin-4-like isoform X3: protein MADVNEGSSAAPTYDSDLLSDQANDSEASSIGELARIAAKDGTLLEQVEICVSEQEKRTGAGRTAAMGMKDVYTVYLVETRVKEQGASGLGEGHTSLWRRYSEFELLRNYLVVTYSFVVVPPLPEKRMTLMWQQLSTVDNFDADFIERRRVGLEGFLQRVGAHLLLCKDTVLHGFLQQEDGWKDTVLATGFQAKLPIGLETQQDSRLKSLNASFRLKKPDRKFEDLKNYASDLQSHITAVLKVRAKLADRLYGIHKIHGNYGRVFSEWSGIEQEMGDGLQSAGHFMDAYKDYIDDYMNEEEQIADQLKEYIYFADSLKSVCRKQEVLQYEMEKAEEMLAAKTLQRDQIQGNTPSKSFSLRGMRSKIFGPESQESRDAQVKLLEEQIEECEQHLKRSTQESVSFMERALAEVERFKKQRTTDLKEIFINYAILQIKISKRGIAVWTNTKECFEKM, encoded by the exons ATGGCGGACGTAAATGAAGGTTCGTCCGCTGCTCCAACCTACGATTCTGATCTGCTTTCTGACCAGGCCAACGACTCCGAAGCCAGCTCAATCGGCGAATTAGCGAGGATTGCAGCTAAG GATGGAACCCTGCTGGAGCAGGTGGAGATATGCGTGTCGGAACAAGAGAAGAGAACGGGGGCCGGACGAACGGCAGCCATGGGCATGAAAGATGTGTATACCGTGTACCTTGTAGAAACTAG AGTGAAAGAACAAGGAGCTAGCGGCCTCGGTGAAGGTCACACGTCACTATGGAGGAGATATAGTGAGTTTGAACTACTGCGGAACTATCTAGTGGTCACGTACTCCTTTGTGGTCGTCCCTCCGCTACCGGAAAAGAGG ATGACGTTAATGTGGCAGCAGTTGAGCACGGTGGACAACTTCGATGCCGATTTCATCGAGAGGAGGCGAGTCGGGCTGGAGGGCTTCCTTCAGAGGGTCGGTGCCCACTTGCTGCTGTGCAAGGACACCGTCCTCCATGGGTTCCTGCAGCAGGAGGACGGATGGAAGGATACGGTACTCGCAACAGGATTCCAGGCAAAG CTGCCCATTGGATTAGAGACACAG CAAGACTCAAGACTGAAGAGCTTGAACGCCTCGTTCCGTCTCAAGAAACCGGACAG GAAATTTGAAGACCTGAAGAACTATGCTAGCGATCTACAGAGTCACATCACTGCAGTACTCAAAGTCAGAGCC AAGCTAGCGGATAGGCTCTACGGCATACATAAGATTCACGGCAACTACGGCCGGGTGTTCAGCGAGTGGAGTGGCATTGAGCAGGAGATGGGGGATGGCCTGCAGAGTGCCGGGCACTTCATGGACGC ctACAAAGACTACATCGATGACTACATGAATGAGGAAGAGCAGATTGCTGATCAACTCAAGGAGTACATCTACTTTGCCGACTCTCTCAA GTCTGTGTGTAGGAAACAAGAGGTACTCCAGTACGAGATGGAAAAGGCAGAAGAGATGCTTGCCGCTAAGACACTGCAGAGGGATCAAATCCAG GGTAACACACCAAGCAAATCCTTCTCCCTGCGTGGGATGAGATCTAAGATCTTCGGCCCAGAGAGCCAGGAATCCAGGGACGCTCAGGTCAAGCTTCTTGAGGAGCAGATAGAGGAATGCGAGCAACACCTGAAGAGATCAACTCAAGAATCTGT GTCTTTCATGGAGAGGGCCCTTGCCGAGGTGGAAAGGTTCAAGAAGCAGAGAACTACAGACCTTAAAGAGATATTCATCAACTATGCTATTCTACAAATCAAAATATCCAAAAGG GGGATTGCTGTATGGACCAACACAAAGGAATGCTTTGAGAAGATGTGA
- the LOC117288297 gene encoding sorting nexin-4-like isoform X4 has translation MADVNEGSSAAPTYDSDLLSDQANDSEASSIGELARIAAKDGTLLEQVEICVSEQEKRTGAGRTAAMGMKDVYTVYLVETRVKEQGASGLGEGHTSLWRRYSEFELLRNYLVVTYSFVVVPPLPEKRMTLMWQQLSTVDNFDADFIERRRVGLEGFLQRVGAHLLLCKDTVLHGFLQQEDGWKDTVLATGFQAKQDSRLKSLNASFRLKKPDRKFEDLKNYASDLQSHITAVLKVRAKLADRLYGIHKIHGNYGRVFSEWSGIEQEMGDGLQSAGHFMDAYKDYIDDYMNEEEQIADQLKEYIYFADSLKSVCRKQEVLQYEMEKAEEMLAAKTLQRDQIQGNTPSKSFSLRGMRSKIFGPESQESRDAQVKLLEEQIEECEQHLKRSTQESVSFMERALAEVERFKKQRTTDLKEIFINYAILQIKISKRGIAVWTNTKECFEKM, from the exons ATGGCGGACGTAAATGAAGGTTCGTCCGCTGCTCCAACCTACGATTCTGATCTGCTTTCTGACCAGGCCAACGACTCCGAAGCCAGCTCAATCGGCGAATTAGCGAGGATTGCAGCTAAG GATGGAACCCTGCTGGAGCAGGTGGAGATATGCGTGTCGGAACAAGAGAAGAGAACGGGGGCCGGACGAACGGCAGCCATGGGCATGAAAGATGTGTATACCGTGTACCTTGTAGAAACTAG AGTGAAAGAACAAGGAGCTAGCGGCCTCGGTGAAGGTCACACGTCACTATGGAGGAGATATAGTGAGTTTGAACTACTGCGGAACTATCTAGTGGTCACGTACTCCTTTGTGGTCGTCCCTCCGCTACCGGAAAAGAGG ATGACGTTAATGTGGCAGCAGTTGAGCACGGTGGACAACTTCGATGCCGATTTCATCGAGAGGAGGCGAGTCGGGCTGGAGGGCTTCCTTCAGAGGGTCGGTGCCCACTTGCTGCTGTGCAAGGACACCGTCCTCCATGGGTTCCTGCAGCAGGAGGACGGATGGAAGGATACGGTACTCGCAACAGGATTCCAGGCAAAG CAAGACTCAAGACTGAAGAGCTTGAACGCCTCGTTCCGTCTCAAGAAACCGGACAG GAAATTTGAAGACCTGAAGAACTATGCTAGCGATCTACAGAGTCACATCACTGCAGTACTCAAAGTCAGAGCC AAGCTAGCGGATAGGCTCTACGGCATACATAAGATTCACGGCAACTACGGCCGGGTGTTCAGCGAGTGGAGTGGCATTGAGCAGGAGATGGGGGATGGCCTGCAGAGTGCCGGGCACTTCATGGACGC ctACAAAGACTACATCGATGACTACATGAATGAGGAAGAGCAGATTGCTGATCAACTCAAGGAGTACATCTACTTTGCCGACTCTCTCAA GTCTGTGTGTAGGAAACAAGAGGTACTCCAGTACGAGATGGAAAAGGCAGAAGAGATGCTTGCCGCTAAGACACTGCAGAGGGATCAAATCCAG GGTAACACACCAAGCAAATCCTTCTCCCTGCGTGGGATGAGATCTAAGATCTTCGGCCCAGAGAGCCAGGAATCCAGGGACGCTCAGGTCAAGCTTCTTGAGGAGCAGATAGAGGAATGCGAGCAACACCTGAAGAGATCAACTCAAGAATCTGT GTCTTTCATGGAGAGGGCCCTTGCCGAGGTGGAAAGGTTCAAGAAGCAGAGAACTACAGACCTTAAAGAGATATTCATCAACTATGCTATTCTACAAATCAAAATATCCAAAAGG GGGATTGCTGTATGGACCAACACAAAGGAATGCTTTGAGAAGATGTGA